In one window of Paraflavitalea soli DNA:
- a CDS encoding c-type cytochrome, with product MKKLMIAFLISGAIASCGGEEKKPAEVKQEEKKADPLAVENQKGLELIGSNDCTTCHKISEKNIGPAYTDVAAKYEATQANIDTLVNKVINGGTGVWGSVPMTPHPALSKEDATEMVKYILALKK from the coding sequence ATGAAAAAGTTGATGATCGCTTTTTTGATCTCCGGTGCCATCGCAAGCTGTGGTGGAGAAGAAAAAAAGCCTGCTGAAGTAAAACAAGAGGAGAAAAAAGCCGACCCTCTGGCTGTTGAGAACCAAAAAGGTCTCGAACTGATCGGCTCCAACGACTGTACCACTTGCCACAAGATCAGCGAAAAAAATATAGGTCCTGCTTATACCGATGTAGCCGCTAAATACGAAGCTACACAAGCCAATATTGACACACTCGTAAACAAGGTGATCAATGGCGGCACAGGCGTTTGGGGCTCCGTACCAATGACCCCGCACCCTGCCCTCAGCAAAGAAGATGCAACAGAGATGGTAAAATACATCCTGGCCCTCAAGAAATAA